The Streptomyces uncialis genomic interval ATACAAAGGGTCGTATGGTCACTCTGTGTATCACGTGGTGTCACGCCGGGCAATGATGACCTTGCGAAACCTGAGGGGCGGTTCGGTCGTTGTGCCCTGATCGCCCGCCAGGCCCGTGTGGCATGCCCGGTGTTCACCATCGCACGCGCGTGCCATATGCCGTCGCGGTCGCGTGAGGGGGCGCACCGGTGCGGATCGCACCCCTCCGTTGCGCTCCTGCTGCCCCGCCGTCCCCGGCCTACACTGGCGGGCGGTGGACTCCCGGGCGCTGAGGAGTGGTTGACGGTGCGTAAGGCTGGGCTGATCGCCGGGGCCGCCGTCGGTGGTGCGCTCGGGCTGGTGATGCTGCTGGTCATCGGTACGTTCCTGGTCGCCGGGAACATCGCGGGCGGAGGCGGCGGGGGTGCCGCCGTCGGGCTGGCGAAGGGCGCCGTTCCGGCGGCGTACCAGCCGCTGGTGCAGCGGTGGGGCAATCTCTGCCCCGCGATCAATCCGGCGCTGCTCGCGGCCCAGCTCTACCAGGAGTCCGGCTGGAACCCGCGCGCGCAGAGCCACGCGGCGGCGCAGGGGATCGCGCAGTTCATCCCCGGCACCTGGGCGGCGCACGGCCTCGACGGGGACGGCGACGGGGACCGCGATGTGTGGGACCCGGCGGACGCGATCCCGTCGGCGGCGTCGTACGACTGCAAGCTCGCGGGGTACGTCAAGGACGCGCCGGGCGATCCCACGCACAACATGCTCGCCGCGTACAACGCGGGCGCCTACGCCGTCATCCGGTACGGCGGGGTGCCCCCGTACAAGGAGACACAGAACTATGTGAAGATCATCACGAGTCTGGAGAAGAGCTTCGCGCGGCCCGTCGGCCGGGTGGAGCCCTCCCGGCAGGCGGCCGGCGCGATCCACTACGCGCAGACGAAGCTCGGCACCCCCTATCTGTGGGGCGGTACGGGCACCGCCGCGCAGGGCGGCCGGTTCGACTGCTCGGGACTGACCCAGGCCGCGTACCGCACGATGGACATCGAGCTGCCGCGGGTCGCCAACGACCAGTACAACGCCGGACCGCACCCCGCGCGCGCCGAGCTGCTCCCCGGTGACCTGGTGTTCTTCTCGGACGATCTCACCAACTCGCGGGCCATCCGGCACGTGGGCATCTACGTGGGAGGCGGGTACATGATCGACGCGCCGCGGACGGGTGCTGTGATCCGGTTCACGAAGATCGATACGCCGGACTACTTCGGGGCGACGAGAGTGACCGAGGACGGCGCGAAAGCGCTGCCGAAGCCGCCGCCCTCGATCTGAGGAAACCGGCCTTGACCAGCGTCGCAGCGCGGCGGCGGGGTCGGTCCGGACATGTGAGGATGGAGGGTCCCCCGCCCCTTCTGGCCGGAATGCCTCCCGGGCACAACGGTCCGAACTGTGACCACGAGTCTCTCTTCGGTAACGTCTCAGTGATCTTTCGGTGGAGTGCGGAACGCAACCCAGGTGGCTGTGCGTTCCTCGTATACGTGGCCGAAGGGCCGGTCACGGGCCGACCGGAGCGGGAGACCGTTAGGGCGCCCGTGGCCTCCGGTGCGACCGTCGACGGACGGACCGGCAGCCGGCCACCGGGCGGGATGGACCAACGGGGGTTGGTGAGGAGGCGCACAGCCAGGTGCGCCCCGGGAAACGCTGAACGATGAAGGGGCCGCGGCACCATGGCTGGACTCGAAGACTCCGGGTCGAACCCCGACGTCAGTCTGCTCTACGAGATCAATGGCCTGGCCAAGGACGCCCCGACGTGGTTCGACCACACCATGGAGTACGTCGGCGAGTACGGGCTGATGTTCGGTCTCGTGCTGCTCGGGGTGTGGACGTGGTGGAAGCTGCGGGCCCGCGCCGGATCGCTGGAGGAGGCCGCGCAGTCGGCCGCCGCCGTGATCTGGGTGCCGCTGGCCGCCGCCATCGCCGTCATCGTGAACATCCCCATCCGCGGCTTCGTGGAACGGCCCAGACCCTTCCTCGACCATGAGGGCCTGGAGGTCCTGATCGAGGGGAAGACGGACTACTCGTTCGTCAGCGACCACTCCACGCTCGCCATGGCGATGGCCGTCGGCATCTTCATCGCCCACCGCAAGTACGGGCTGTACGCCATCGCGATGGCGTTCCTCGCGGGTGTCTCCCGGATCTACATGGGCGTCCACTACCCCACGGACGTCATCGGCGGATTCGCCCTCGGCACGGCCGTCGCCCTGCTGCTCGCCCCGCTCGCCGCGCTGCTGCTGACCCCGCTGACCCGCGCCGTCGGCCGCTCCCGGCACGGCGCGTGGCTGATCCGCCCGAATTCGATGTCCGACGCCTCCCGCGAGTCCCACCGCAGCCCGGACCCCCGCCCCGAGGAACGGGACCTCGCGGCCTGAACCCCCGGGGCGGCTCCTGAGAGTCCGGGGCGGCCCCATGAGGTCCGGGAGCGACCGCGTGCGCCTCACAGCGACTGCGGGAAGGTGAAGAAGCCCGACGGGTCGTACCGCCGTTTCACCGCCCGCAGCCGGGCCGCCGCCGCGCCGTAGTAGGCGCCCCGCCAGCCGGTCAGCGACGGGTCGGTGTAGTTCTGGTAGGCGGCGCCCGAGGCATGGCGCCGCATCGCGCCGTGCGTCCGCCCGAGCCACTCCCGGGCCGCCGCGCCTCCCGTACCGGACGGCCAGGCCACCGTGTACTGGGCCAGGGTCCGGGACCGCCGGTGCACAAAGGCCGTCGCGGTCGGCGCGACCCGGTTGACGGCCCCGCCCAGCGCGGTCAGCGAGACGGTGCCCGGCCCGCCGCGCACCCCCTCGATCCCGCCGATCAGCGCCCGCACGCCCTCCTCGGACAGCGGACGGTCGAAGAAGTCGGAGCGCGCCGCGTACGTCTCCCGGCCCAGTGCCCCCTCGGGCGAACGGCCGGGGGTGGACCCCGGCAGACGGCAGCGGTCGTCGTCACCGAATCCGGCGCAGCCCGCGTAGACCTCCATCGCCTCCTCGTACGAGCGCCGCCGCAGGGTGACCCGGCTCGCGGAGGCCCCGATCCGGTCCGCCAGCCGGTCCACGGCGTTCTGGAGATCGCCGTACGTGCCGAGCGAGAAGCAGCTCACGGTGACCGTCGGGGAGCCGCCGGGGGAGCGGGACAGATGGACCACCGACCAGATCTCGTCGGGCTGGGCGGGCCCCCACTCCTGCCAGGCACGCACCACGGCCGCCGCCCGGCTCCACGGCCAGCTCATGTACCCGGTGACCGCGCGCGGCGCGGGGCGGGTCCGGAAGCGGAGCTCCGTGACGACACCGAAGTTGCCGTTGCCCGCGCCGCGCAGCGCCCAGAACAGTTCGCTGTTCTCCCGCGCGTCCGCCACCCGCCGCCGGCCGTCGGCGGTGATCACGGTGGCCCCCGTGAGGTGGTCGCAGGTCAGCCCGTACGCGCGGGACACCACGCCGTGGCCGCCGCCGAGGGTGAGCCCGGAGATCCCCACGGTCGGACAGGAACCGGCGGGTATGGTCACGCCCCGTCCGGCCAGCGCCCGGTACACATCGATCAGTTTCGCCCCGGCCCCCACGACGGCGCTGTCGCCGTCGGCGCGGATCGCCGACATCGGTGACACATCGACGATCAGCCGTCCGTCGCCCGAGGACCAGCCCGCGTACGAGTGGCCGCCGTTGCGGATCGCCACCGGCACCCGGCGGGCCCGCGCGTAGGCGAGCACGGTACGGACGTCGTCGGCGTGGGCGGTGTACGCGACGGCGGCGGGCCGCAGCGAGTCGAAGCGGGTGTTGTACAGCAGCCGGGCGGTTCCCCAGTCCTGGTCCCCGGGCCGGACGAGGCTGCCGTCGAGATCCCGCGCCAGGTCCCCCCACCCACGGGCCACCGCCCTGGACGGCGCGACGGAGGGCCCGCCCCCGGGTTCCGCGCCCGGCCCCGTACCCGAGGCACCCGCGCCCCCCGTCCCGCCCGGCGAAGGCGAAGGCGAGGACGAAGGTGAGCGCGACGGCGACGACGCGGCGCCCCCGTCCCCGCCCCCACCCCCGCACGCGGTCACCCCGGCCACGACCGTGACCCCCAGCCCCGCACCGATGAATCCCCGACGTTCCATGTCCGTCTCCCCCAGGACCGCCCCCGCGGGCGGCACGCCCCAAGCATGCCGTCGACCCGCGGCCCGTACCCCATGTGTATCCCCCGCGGCACGGGAGGTGAGGCGCCACCGGCGAAAACCTCGGGGGCACGGGGGACACACACCCACGGACAACCCGCATGGGACAGGGGAACGCTCACCCGTGAAGCCCCGGGCACCGGACGGGACCGGCGAAACCGATCAGCGGCCCGCGGGGTCGCCCTGGTGCTCCTGCGCGTCGGACCGCGCCCTGCTGCGGGCCCGCCGCGCGGGTCCCCGCCAGCCGCAGTCGCACCGCGCGCCGACGAACCGCCCCTGCTCCGCGGTGGTCGTGCGGTGGCCCCCGACGCCGAGGTCGGGGACTTCGCTCAGGTCCAGCTCGTACGCCACCACTCCACGGTAGCCCCCACCCGTCCACCCCACGCGCGCCCGGGGCGGACCGGGGGCGTGACGGGCGCCCGTACCGGTCGTTAGGGGGAACAACAGGGCCCTGACTCGTATCGACAGGCTTGGGGGTCGGCGGTGGTGCGACAGCACAGACGGACGGGCGGCACGCTGGTCGTGGCCGCCGCCATGGCGGGGCTGCTGACGGGAACCGCCGGGTGCGCCGGGGACGACGCCGCCGCCGAGCCGCCGCCCGTGCCGGAGCCGCTCGACGCGGTGCACCGGGCCGCCGCCGAACTCGTCCGCGCGGGCACCTCCAAGGCCCGGACCGCGATGGAGATGGCGACCGGCGGCACCCGCGTCACCATCCGCGGGGAGGGCGTCTACGACTACGGCCGCCGCGTCGGCCGGCTCAAGCTGGTACTGCCCCCGGGCCCCACGGGCACCACCCGCCGGCCGCCGATCACCGAACTGCTCGCGCCGGGCGCGCTGTACATGCGCAACCGGGGCGCGGGGGTCCCCGCCGACAAGTGGGTACGGGTCGACACCGCGTCGGTCTCCGACGGGAACCTCGTCACCGGCGGTGCCACCGATCCACTGGCCGCCGCCGAACTGCTGCGCGGCGCCCGGACGGTGACGTACGAGGGGCCGGGCCGGGTCGCGGGGACCGCCGTACGGCACTACCGGGGGACCACGGACCTGGCGCGCGCGGCGCGCTTCTCGTCGGGTGACACCCGGCGGGCGCTCGCGGCGGCGGCGAAAGGGTTCTCCACGACCGCCGTCCCGTTCGACGTGTATCTCGACGAACGGGGAAGGGTACGCAAGGTGCGGCACCGGTTCAGCTTTGTGAACGACCACCGTGAGGGAGCGGTCGCCGTCGCGTCGACGACGCTGCTGTTCGCGTTCGGGGTGCCGGTCGAGGTGCGGTTGCCGGCGGAGGGGGACATCTACGCGGGGAGGATCGCGGACGAGGCGTAGTCGGGAGGGCGGGTCGGAAATGGTCCGTCCGTGCCATGCGCGGTGTGTAGTCGCTGCCTACTCTAGGAAGTCGGTGGCGGCCAGGAAGAGGTGATGTGGGTGGCTCCGTCCAGTGGTACGGCCGTGCAGGACCACGTCGCCCTCGCCGAGATCGAGCTGTGCGGCGACTTGATGATCGCGGCGAGCGCGTCGCGGGAGGAGCGGCTGAGTCCCGACCTCATCGACGAGGTGCTCCGTGTCCATGTCCTGCCGGACGGCGAGCCTTACGTATGACCCGGGGCCGCGCGCAGCTCGCGCGGCCCGTGCGGTGATCCGGTGAGGGCGCGCGGCCGTTTCGCTCCCCTCCCCGCGCTCCTTGACGGGCGCGGGGGGAGGCGGGCGGTTCAGGTGCGCAGCATGCGGGCGATGGCCTTGGTGGCTTCCTCGACCTTCTCGTCGATCTCGGAGCCGCCCTTGAGGGCCGCGTCGGCGACACAGTGGCGCAGATGCTCCTCCAGCAGCTGGAGCGCGAAGGACTGGAGCGCCTTGGTGGACGCGGACACCTGCGTGAGGATGTCGATGCAGTAGACATCCTCGTCGACCATCCGCTGAAGGCCGCGGACCTGGCCCTCGATGCGCCGCAGCCGCTTGAGGTGCTCGCTCTTCTCCTTGTGGTAGCCGTGGATGCCGAGATCGTGATCGGTGATCACT includes:
- a CDS encoding phosphatase PAP2 family protein; translated protein: MAGLEDSGSNPDVSLLYEINGLAKDAPTWFDHTMEYVGEYGLMFGLVLLGVWTWWKLRARAGSLEEAAQSAAAVIWVPLAAAIAVIVNIPIRGFVERPRPFLDHEGLEVLIEGKTDYSFVSDHSTLAMAMAVGIFIAHRKYGLYAIAMAFLAGVSRIYMGVHYPTDVIGGFALGTAVALLLAPLAALLLTPLTRAVGRSRHGAWLIRPNSMSDASRESHRSPDPRPEERDLAA
- a CDS encoding FAD-dependent oxidoreductase; amino-acid sequence: MERRGFIGAGLGVTVVAGVTACGGGGGDGGAASSPSRSPSSSPSPSPGGTGGAGASGTGPGAEPGGGPSVAPSRAVARGWGDLARDLDGSLVRPGDQDWGTARLLYNTRFDSLRPAAVAYTAHADDVRTVLAYARARRVPVAIRNGGHSYAGWSSGDGRLIVDVSPMSAIRADGDSAVVGAGAKLIDVYRALAGRGVTIPAGSCPTVGISGLTLGGGHGVVSRAYGLTCDHLTGATVITADGRRRVADARENSELFWALRGAGNGNFGVVTELRFRTRPAPRAVTGYMSWPWSRAAAVVRAWQEWGPAQPDEIWSVVHLSRSPGGSPTVTVSCFSLGTYGDLQNAVDRLADRIGASASRVTLRRRSYEEAMEVYAGCAGFGDDDRCRLPGSTPGRSPEGALGRETYAARSDFFDRPLSEEGVRALIGGIEGVRGGPGTVSLTALGGAVNRVAPTATAFVHRRSRTLAQYTVAWPSGTGGAAAREWLGRTHGAMRRHASGAAYQNYTDPSLTGWRGAYYGAAAARLRAVKRRYDPSGFFTFPQSL
- a CDS encoding C40 family peptidase encodes the protein MRKAGLIAGAAVGGALGLVMLLVIGTFLVAGNIAGGGGGGAAVGLAKGAVPAAYQPLVQRWGNLCPAINPALLAAQLYQESGWNPRAQSHAAAQGIAQFIPGTWAAHGLDGDGDGDRDVWDPADAIPSAASYDCKLAGYVKDAPGDPTHNMLAAYNAGAYAVIRYGGVPPYKETQNYVKIITSLEKSFARPVGRVEPSRQAAGAIHYAQTKLGTPYLWGGTGTAAQGGRFDCSGLTQAAYRTMDIELPRVANDQYNAGPHPARAELLPGDLVFFSDDLTNSRAIRHVGIYVGGGYMIDAPRTGAVIRFTKIDTPDYFGATRVTEDGAKALPKPPPSI
- a CDS encoding metal-sensitive transcriptional regulator, producing the protein MTSTETDSTATGACCSGSGTAVEGSTEVITDHDLGIHGYHKEKSEHLKRLRRIEGQVRGLQRMVDEDVYCIDILTQVSASTKALQSFALQLLEEHLRHCVADAALKGGSEIDEKVEEATKAIARMLRT